CTACCTCGAGGCGACCAACAGTACGGCCGCGACGGTCTGCCTCCTGATATTCCCCATGGTCTGTCTTGTTTTCGGTACTCTTGGGATCATGGCCACTAGCACTCGTATGGTGTATGCTTTTGCACGCGATGGAGGCCTTCCGTTTTCGAGGATATTTGCCAGAGTCCACCCGCGATGGGGCATCCCGGTCAACGCGTTATTGCTGACCAACGCCATCGTGGTCATATTTGGCCTTGTCTACTTGGGGTCAACCAGTGCATTGAATGCCATACTATCGGCCGCTGTCATCTCCCTTACTTTGTCGTACGCTGTGGCCCCTGCCATCAACTGCATTCGGCGACGAAGCATGCTACCGCCAAACAGGGCTTTTGTGCTGCCCGAGTGGCTCGGATGGACGTGCAATCTCGTCAGTGCCCCTTGTAGAGCTACGAGCATCGTGAATACTTGGCCCTAGCTTTTGACTAACTTGTTCGGCAGGTGGGCATTGCCTACGCACTCGTGATCGCtgtcttcctccttttcccGCCTGTTAGTGATGTTACTGGCTCGAGCATGAACTACGCTGTCGTCGCCtttgccatcatcgtcttTATCTCTACGGTTCAATGGTTCGTAGATGGGAGACGGAATTTCAACGGCCCCGTTTTCGACGAGAGCGCGTTCGTCACCGTTACTGGGGACCAGGAAGCGAAATGATCGCAGCCGATACCGTCGCGCAAGGAACACCATTGTTCGCTTTAGCTTGGCTGGAGATGAGCCTGGACAGTTAGCGGGGTGGAGTGGCGGGTTAGTTACATATCAGAAATTACGCAGTGCCAACCAAAATCGATACTAGCAACATGACGCCTATCCGAAGTTTATATTTGTCTATTTGTGAGGGGAGAGATCTCGGCTACCGTTGATTGTAGGGAGAGCTTCATCCTGGATTTGTGCGCAGTACTGTTTGTCCCACACTTCCGCGCCATCCGAGTCGTCGTCCCCATATCGTGGTGGAAAGGGGCTGAGCGTCGGTCCACTTTCAAGCGGCAGTCTGCGCATGGACCTTCCtgatgaggacgagtttCTGATTGTGGTCAAGCTTAGTCGGAACCTTGCTGTCAAACTAATACCTCCGCTACGTGCTTAATTTGCAGAGGTGACTATTTGCGGGTCGTGGACGGACCCAAGGCTGATCATTCATGCCCCGAAGGTGTAGATCCAAGTCGATGCCACCCCAGGGTATTGACTATCTCGACATGAATGATCCCCGCTGACAATGGCGAACGTACTGGAGCGAGCCCGCATTACAATCAACTACATGGTCCCGGAAGCCTGGACTAAGTCCTGTCCTTTGCCTCACCATTAGCAGATATCCCCTGTAGTGTAATGTGGAGAGGAAGCGATTCGGATATATTATGGTGTACACTATGACCACCAAAAGTAGAAGCAGAATGTTTTATTCAGTATAGCAGACGTATGGCCCTAAAATATTGGGCAACACTGAAGCACATTTTGTATTTTGAGCTGCATGCAGTCCATTGATACATATCAGGCGCAATGTTTGAGAACAGTACCCAGTGCAAAAGAATAGACTCCAAGTCAATACATAGCACATGACCTGCTCACATTCAGACAGAGATCTCACGAACAAGTCAACTCATTAAACGGCTTCAAGAGTGGCGTCGGCTTGTCGCTTTTGTCAACCAGAAACGAGGCAGCCACATTGGTATCGCTGCAATGGATCTCATTGCCCGAGTTCCAGAATATCTTGTGAATCCAGTCAACTGTCTCTCCCCAGGCGTAGATTTCCTGCATGAATTGGAGTGACTTGTCCCAGGGAATCGTCGTCGGACACGATCCTGTAAGGTGGGCCGGTGCAATTTCGCTGATCCACAAAGGCTTGTCATTGAACTTGTCGCGGAAGGTCTGCActtcggctttggcttcGGCGACAGTTGGTCGATAGATATGGACATTGTATAGATCGAACGCATCCTGGCACTTGCATAGGCGGTAGAAATCATCAAGCCAGGGTTTCGTTTGGTTGGCCAGCACTGGTGCGATGAGCTTTGTATGGGTTCCACGCTTTTTGAGCAACGGTGCAATCAACTCGGCGGCGTCCGTGGCCGACAGTTGTTCTTCTCCCGTCTTGTAATCGAGGTCGGGCTCGTTGAATGTGAGCAAGTAGTCCGGTGGATTAGGGCCAGTGACTGCCGCGATGGCCTTGTCGACGCCCTCCTTGTTCTGGGGCAGCATTGGGATTTGCTTGGGCGCAGTTCCGAACCTGAACGTGAGCCAGTTCGTCGCGCCGGTGACCTGCGCCAGTTGAGATTGGGTGTAATTATCGTTAAAGACAATGTTGACCAGTCCCTCTGAGCAGCGTGCTGTTGCGCTGGGGATGGTCAAGACGCCCTGCATTGCCATAGTCAGGGCTAGCGATATTTGAGGTGTGAAACGCATCTTGATAGTGGTTTAGCAGTGCTAGAATATAATCAATCTTCCTTGGCTATTTGAAATATCTTTGTTGATGGACAATGCGGGCTTTATAACAAGGCCTCCGCTCCTCCATGCCACCCAAGCGAATCGTCCGAATGCCTCTATAGGACGCCTTTGCATAGGACGCCTATCTTCGGGACGGTTTTAACTCGATTCCGTCTTCTTCTAGAGCTGGGTTCAGTTAAGACCCCATGTGTGATGATTCACTGCTGCCTATCTACGCGAAGCTTTTAAATAGCACGCCGAACCACGGAACGGCTTTCAGATAGAACCTCCGTCCAGAGCTTGTTTTAGTTAAGATGCCCAAGATTCCCCATCAGTCGGCCTACCACGGGACAGCACTCGTCTCATCCGGGGTGCCTAAGGCCCATGGGATACATCGTAGACACTTACTCAACTCTACATCTATTGGGTGAAGCATTGGCCAACATTGCAGAAATGAATAGCAGGGACCTACGTTGCCTTTATGTGCTGACCGGGTTGAGATCCTCCACGGGTGCCAGATATGACTGGGCCTCACTTTACGATCCCAATAGGCTGCTTAAAGGGGGCTTTGAGACGAAATGGGTCTTTAAATGCGCAAAGGGCCTCTCGGTGGACGTGAAGGTAGTGTCCATCACACCAACATTATCTTGCCTTGCGGCGTTCATTCTGGAGGATGGTAATTTCAGCAGCCGATTACACCCCTCACAGGGCAGATTCAGGCATATGTTGCGGTCAAAGAACCCGCAGAGCGTATGCCACCAGATCGACGCTGGGGACAGGGTGTTCAAGCCCTTGGCCAGCAATAAGCTAAACCCATGGCCTACTCCGCTGGCCGCTTGCTTCAATGCTTAGTTGGACGTTCTTAGAAAGGGTTCATGAACCCACGCTGTGCAGGCTGCGTATACATGGATCGAGCAGCCTCTAATATTTCTGGTAATGCCCACCACCCTTACCACCCCCTTCTGATGTGCACTTCTTCTCCAAGAAGTATGGGCCAGAATGTGGTCTTCCAGACTCCCTGGACTGTTACATACTGCAGAGGCCGAGGATTAAACAAAGGGCGAGTGTCTAACTGCTGGTTCTCGTATATCTCGATCTCTATTCAACACAATATCAATATTGTATATCGACAGTTCCCTTGGCATTCGGCCCTTGATGGCACGACCACCATTTCTCCCACTTCTATCCAGTAACCCGCTCAGCCCCCAAGGAGCTGGCACGAGACAAGTCACAGAATTAACGTGATGTTACTGGTGAATCCGACGCATCAATACGAGAAAGCCCCCCAGCCAAGGCtgcttcttgcccttggcgACAAGACTTTCCCCCATCTTGAGTAGTGAACTCGGCCCTGCGAATCAAATCTCCAAGCACCTCGTATTACAAGGCGATCCCAATATGCACTTGTCACGACACATTTCGCAATCCTGAAGGTCACGGACACCAAATGGGCGAAGTCGAGATTGAAAGACTCAGCCTTGTCGATGGGTCCAGTTAGACCCTTCCTCGGAAGGGGGCGATGCTCTCGATTTACAGGCTCGCAGAAGCTATATGACCATTGCCGGCTGCTGCTTTATGTTGAATCCCAACATAAAGCATGGAATCCGTGCAACTTCGTCAGCCTGGGGGGATGTCTGGGCTGAACTCGGTCAAGGGTTCAGGTACGGTCAAGGAACACCTTGGGGGCTGGCGACGCTCGCTGGCGCTCGGGGTTGTGATGTCAATAGTGGTGCTGTTGTTTAACATCGCATTCACTGGATATGCCGTTGACCATCACCGTGTCCATAGTGGCCGGGGGGTTCTCTACGAGGGGAACTGCGAAACTGTGAAGGGCGCAAACATTGCATTCCATTTGATCATCAATATCCTCAGTACAGTTCTGCTCGGCGCCAGCAATTTCTGCATGGTGCGTATGGCTGCTGTTTCTCCTGTCCCGCAATTGACTCTGGCTCTCTAGCAATGCGTGTGTGCGCCAACAAGAAAGGACATTGACCGGGCACATCGCAGTACAAAATGGCTCGATATCGGGGTGCCCAGTACGCGGAATCTTTTCCAAATCTCGAGGAAACGatcctggctctggatctgcttggtcgtctcctccgtcccACTTCATCTCATGTCAGTCGCAACCCCGTCGGTGTGTATTAGGGCTGCGATCACTGATCCTAGGATTACAGGTATAACTCAACCATCTTCTCATCAATAGGTGCCAACAGCTATAATGTCTATGCGGGGAAAGGGTTGCTTAATGAAACAGCCTTGACTTCCCTCGACGGGGGCCTGCAATCCGACGCTGTCTTTCTCAGGCTCTACAACAAGGCGCAGAACGAAACACTGTATCGACTGGATAACTCAGCGTGTGTTGATGCGTATGCCACTGCATATCAGTCAAGATATGGCAGTCTCATCGTGGTGACCGACAATATCACGTCGCCTCATGTCTACCCGCTGGCCGCGACGCAGGATGTCTATAACCCAGCATACCAGTCCGTACCGGGAGCCAGTGGATACAACTGGATATGCCAGGACCTGGAAAGCCATAAATACGAATGGGAGCTGACGCCCTGCATCACGAAGATCCGCCAGGTTCGGGAGCAGGTCGCAAGTAACAACTGGACCGTCGCCGGGTACCCCGTTGAGTACTGTTTGGCCGAAGAACTTCCTGCACACTGCAAGCTGCAGTACAGCCTGCCCCTGGTGCTGATTGTGATAGCGTTCAACATAGTCAAGGCCGTCGTCTTGGGCTATGTCGCCGTCACCACAGCGGACGCCCCCCTTCTGACAACCGGAGACGCAGTTGCTTCCTTCCTGGCCACACCAGACGACTTTTCGCACGGTCTGGGCTTGATCCCTGCGGACGCCATTCGACGGCCGGCCAAGTACAGCACGATGCCGACATTCGATGGCAGGCCGAAACGCTGGCGATCTGCGATATCGCGCCGCAGATGGAGGCTTGGACTCGGAGTGTCAGCTCCCCACTCCCCCTGTCCCTCTTCTCTTATTCTAACAGATGCTTAGATACTCAACGGCCCTTCTTGCCTGCGTCGCGCTTCTCGCGTATGGGCTGATGTttacttcctctccttccgccGTCTGGAGCGTCGGCTTGGGCGAAGTCGCCACGCAATCGATCCTCTCAGCCGATCAATACTGGATTCCGTCTGTCGTGATCAACGCGATCCTGGCCAACCTGCCCCAGCTTATCTTCTCCGGACTGTATTTCGCCGTCAACGCGATGGCCACGACCGTGGCCCTCGCCCACGAGTGGAGTCAATATGCAGTCCAGCGCAAGGGGCTCCGCGTTTCGAGCCGGCCCATCGGTGCACAGCGTAGCAGCtactttctctctcttccctaCCGCTACGCTGTGCCTCTGATCGTCCTGTCGGTGCTGGTGCACTGGCTCATCTCTCAGAGTCTCTTTCTCGTCATGGTCGAGGCGTATTCGCCGACGCTGCACCGACAGCCCGATTTCGACGTGACGAGCTGCGGGTACTCCCCCGTGGCAATCGTCGCCACCATCGCGGTCGGCACGGTCATGCTGATTACCCTGGTGGGATTAAGCTATCGGCGATTCCGATCCGGCATGCCCGTGGCGGGCAGCTGCAGCGTGGCTATTGCGGCGGCTTGTCATCCGAATCTGGGACATGAGGTTGATGGATCCCAGGCCAGCCTCCCCCTGCAGTGGGGTGTAGTAGAAGTTGGGGCTGGTGTCAAGCGTTGTGCCTTTTCCAGTGCAGATGTGGACATGCCGGAGCATGGCTTGGTGTATCAATAAGTAGAAGAGATTTGCCGTTCAGCTCGGCTGCAGATTAGGATTTGAAACCAGTGGATATATACATAGTTATAAAGACTACTTTCTATTAAATTCCGATAGTTTTCTCATTATACACATTCCCTCTCCTAATACACTGAAAACGTCGACCCCAGACCTCAATCAACTGTATGCGTCAACATCATTTCTCGCGCGGTGCTGATGGCAATTCAACCGGTGGCGTAGACGTCGACGGTGCCTCAGACAGACCGTCAGTCGAGGCCACATAGAGCTCCTGCGGCTCCGGTCCAGCGCTATAGTAACCCTTGTTCCACCTTTGCCCCTGGTAGTCACCATGGTCCGGCACTTGTTCCTGGTAGTACCCCTTGCCCAGCGCTTGGTCTGAGCCTGAACCAGCGCCCTGCGGACTCGCAGCCATCAGTTGTGATGATGTCTGGTGTTGCCGTCGACGTCGAAGCAGGAGGAAACCCAACGCAGAAAAGACAGCCAGTCCACCGACTCCCACGCCAACGCCGATGCCAACTTTCGCGCCAGTCTGGAGCCCACCGGATGATGCAGCTTCCGGggttggtgtcggtgttggcCTGTTCCGGACGAGGAAGCCTGATGAGAAGATGTTATAGCCGTCGTAGGTATAGCTGTACTCCTTTTCTGCAAAGGCAACACAGTACTTGTTGGTCTTTGCTAGGGTATCGTTGGGAATGTTGATTGTCCACTCGTACGATCCATGGCCCGAGACGTCCACCGAAGCTGTTTTTGGTCAGCCTGTCAGTCCAGTATCCAATTGTTTGGGGCTGTAGATTGCGTACACGAAAGAGGTCTGACATAGTccgcctctttctcctcccatGCAACCACGTACAAATTGGCCTGGGGGCTGCCGTCCAACAATGAATCTGTGTAGTAAGCGTCCCAGCCAGCCCATTGGAGCTGCACTTTGTCTCCATTGTAGAAGGTCTGTTGGAAGTCTTTCTCATTGCTTCCGTCAGGCACAATCCAGTTACTTCTGGCTGTTTCGTCGCTTCGAGCCACCTGCAACACCGAGAGCAAGAGCAGCCAAACCCACGTCAGGGTGACCATGCTGGGCAGTTTATTTCGtcaaaacaaagaaagtATACCCGATGCAGCATGGAAGGGGACAGAGAATGGGACTGAAAGGTGTCACCAGATGTTCAGGAGACTTGTTTTTGCCATGCGAGCAGAAGAAATTTCACGACGACCCCTGGCCCTACGGCTCGAGGCGGGAGGCATGGGGGCCGTTTCAGGgtattaaataattagcaTCCGCTTCCTTCCAGGGTGTTGGCCTTGAATGATGTGCTACAAACGGATAGAAGGAATTGGGTTGGATTAAGGCATTGCCGTTCTCCGTCACACTGCAATCGCCTTCCTCACTTGTATCTTTTGCAAATACCACTTGCCAGGGAGAGCAGAAACGCAATAATGCCAGGGTCTCCAGGTGCCCAAATGAGGCTCCTTGTGTCATTGAGAAATTGGGATCCCTGTGGCTTACTATGATCTGCTGTCTTGGTTGACTGCATTGGGTGCCCGCTTAGTGCCGTGGGTCAGGTACGCGAGTCCACCGGAACCAGACACCGTGTAAGAGTGATATCCAGGTGAAAATATCTGTACAGCAGTTCTGGAGCTTCTAATGCTCCAGCCGACAAACATATGGGATTTCAAAGTGGATGGTTGATTGTCTGTTGGGCTTGTCGTGTTTGACATGCCGGTACTCCACTGCTGGCAGATCAGCCTATAAGCATTTCGAAGAGGCTGAATTTCGAAGAGGCCAATGCGGTATCTAACACTGGATTTAGTTTAGGTGCTGATATATCGGTCCATTCCGAAGCTGGAACAGTCAGGGCTGTTCCGAGGATACCAAAACCGTCTGGGGCGACCACACCACCCATCCTGCTGGACTGCTGTATGCACTACGTACGTTGGACAACTAAGCAGCAATTCCCTGCATCTTCTCTATTTACTTCTCTTGTTATAATATATGTGGACCCGAAACTCATCTCCGGCTATGATAACCAGACCGTAGGGTACATCTGTTTTATTCCATATTCATGCTGTCCTCGCAGCGACTACAGCAATTCAGTAATTCAGCAGTCAACAGATAATTTCCTGCCAAATGAGTCGACGGATGACGACTAGCATGTAAATGAATAAGTAAAGTCCCCAGATGTTTTAACTAGAAAATAGTATGTAAACAACGGGGTggtgtaaatatatatatatgcaaCAATATCTAAAGACTATCTAAAAGACATACCTTCTGtaatctaaataatagagCAACCATtgaatataaaaatactagtactaatagCTGTCCTTTTATGTTTTATATACAACGCTCGCCAGTTACGGTGTAGATAACCCCAGTCGAGTGCCCTCAGCTCAGGCAGCCACATTCCTGCCAGATGACAAACAGGCAACTCCGATTTgtgctgcagctggggcGATGATTGGCGAGAGATCGCTTTAATCCAAGCTTCTACCAAGAGTTATGGACCGAAAGCTTGTCGTGCTCCCCACCCTGTCGGATTTCTTCCGGCTGTCAAGTCAAGCAGTCGAAACAATCCTGGTCGGACTGTGCGAAGTCTTCCGGGGGTATTTCACCGTATTTCACAGCGAGATGCTATATTTTATACGAGATCTCCGTACCTAAACAGATATCACGGCCATATTCTTCGAGGAAGACTGGAAGCAGCAACTCAGCAGGACCCCCACCAACTTCCCCAATCCCCAACCATTCTCTCCAGGGCTGTGGAGTTCAGGCGCAATGTCCAAGCCAGATCGAGCATAGTGCTGATGAGCCCACACACGCAGGCCATGAGCGAGGCCGTTGCAAGTGGCGAAAACCGGACCTGCTATCACATAAGGATCCGATTCCCCGTGGTGGGACGCTGCCTTCTCATGAAACAGACCCCCTCCATTCTCCCTTTCAGCAGTGTAGCAACATGGGGAGCAACCGTGTACTATGGGCCCAGGTCTTCCTGGTCCTCGCGCCTTCGTACATCGTCTTCGGGTACAACCAGTCCGGTGTTGGTGGCCTGGTCGACTTCCCATCGTGGGTGGACGAATTCCCCGAAATCGACACTGTCAACACCGTCGGTGCTCAAAAGAGCCAAAATTCAACAGTCCAGGGCGCAGTCGTCGCCTGCTATACCATCGGAGCCCTCGTCGGTTCGCTCGCCTGTACCTGGATCGGTAACCGCCTGGGACGCCGCCGCACCATCTTCGTGGGTGCCTGTATTTGTTTCATAGGGCAGACCCTTGAATGCACTGCTTATTCACTGGCCCATCTCGTCGTCGGGCGTGTCGTGCTGGGCGCTGGGGTCGGCGTCTTGAGTGCTACAGTCCCTGTGTGGATCTCCGAGTGCTGCCCACCAGAAAAGCGAGGACGCAATGTTGTGCTTGTTGGGATGTTTATTGCCCTGGGCTTTGCGTGTGCCCAATGGGTCAACTTTGGCCTCTATCATATCGATACCAGCGAAGCCTCGTGGCGGGGAGCCCTCACAATCCcgttcctcttcatcttcatcatcctcctgaCCGTCTTCTCCCTTCCAGAATCGCCTCGCTGGCTCGTCTTAGCCAACCGATCTGACTCTGCACGTCTTGCCCTGGCCACCCTGCGTGGAAAGGACGTCGACTCCCCCGACATTATCGCTGAGATCAGCGATATCGAGCACGCTCTCGAGGAGCACGGCAacctgaagctgaaggatATCTTCACGATGACCGAGGAAAAGCTGTTCTACCGCTTCATGCTCTGCTTTATGCTGCAGCTATTCCAGCAGATGACCGGCGGTACTCTCATCTCGGTGTATACCTCTATAATCTTCGAGGACAATCTCGGACTCGGCGCCAGTACCTCGAAGATCCTTGCTGCCTGCGCCCTCACCTGGAAGTTTCTTTCGTGCTTTGTGTCTTTCTGGGTCATTGACCGGCTTGGTCGGCGTCTAGCCCTGATGATCAGTGGTGGCGGAATGGCCCTGTGCATGGTTGCGATGGCCATCTCGACATATTTCAGCGAGTCGTCGCGGTCGGCCTCCATTGCGATGGCATTCTTTGTGTTTCTATACAACTTCTTTCTGCCGGTTGGGTTCCTGGGCGCAAACTTCTTGTATACCACAGAAGTTGCGCCTTCCCGGCTGCGCGTTGCGATGCAGGCCATTTCGACGGCAAACCAGTGGCTTTGGTGAGATTATTAACTTTCCCCAAATAGAGCATCATCGTTGCTAACAGGTGGTGTGTTTGATAAAGGATgttcgtcgtcgccatgatCACCCCCGTTGCCATCGCAAACATCGGATGGCGGTACTACATCGTCTACGCAGTGGTCGGCGCCATTGTTGTGCcttcgatcttcttcttctatcCGGAGACGATGGGGCGCAATCTGGAAGAGATGGACGAGATATTCCGTGAAGGATCCTCCATTATGGATGTCGTTGCGATATCCAAGACCCTTCCTCGGGGCGTCAGCGGACCAGGCCGGGGCATAGAGGGCAAGCTACACGTCGAGCAGGTTGATTAAGGTTGAGAAGTCCAGGAAATAGGACAGTTTGGGGAGTTAGCTGCCAGGTATGAGTTGAGCTGCAGGAGTGCTGTTGAATCACCACAACCCCGCAACTACCACTGCTCCTAATGATAGACATATAACTGCCAGCATATCACTGCTTTCAGTTAGACCGTCTGTATTTCTTTGTCTTTACTGGCGTCTCACTGTCGATCCTCCGCATTCCAGTCTGGGGTAGCTATAACCCCGCCTTACTCCAATATATAAAAGCCCATGATCCATGCACTACATTAAAATGCCATCTCAAGGTCTGCTTATCGGTCTTGTTCCGTCAATATGAATGCACCCAGTAAACGAACGTGGTATCGCACCACCATATTCAATGTCTCTGTTGTCGCAGCATGTGCCTTCATTGCCCCTGGACTATGGGCTGCAATGAATGGCCTGGGAGGTGCAGGCTCAGCAGATCCATACTACGTGAATGCTGCCAATGCAGTCATCTTCTGTCTCCAGGTCGTCGTCTGCATCTTTGGCAGCTCCCTTATTGCAAAGATCGGCATTAGATGGGCGTTTGTATTGGGCATGGTCGGCTTTCCTATCTACGCGTCTAGCATCTACTGTAACGTGAAGGACGGCAATACCTGGTACATAATGCTGGCCTGCGTGATCGACGGCGTCTCGTCCGGCATTTTCTGGCTGACTGAGGGCGCCATCGTGCTGGCATACCCTGAGAAGCACCGACGAGGCAGATACATCGCCTACTGGCTCGCCAGTCGCATCGTAGGGCAGATGGTTGGCGGCGCCATTACTCTCGGGGTCAATGCTGGCAATCGAAAGGAAGGCCATATCAGTGTGCAAACATACCTGGTCTTCATTTCGATCCAGGCCTTGGGTCCCTTCGTCGCCGCTACTTTGTCCTCTCCTGACCAAGTCCAGCGATCGGACAGTTCCAAAGTGGTGGTGAATTTACCCTCGAGTCTCCAGAGTGAGCTTCGTGCCATGTGGAAACTGCTTGGGCGCACTGagatccttcttctcctgccCATGATCTTCCAGAGCGTCTTTTCTGAGGCCTTCTTCTCGACATACAATGCCACTTACTTTACAGTACGGTCGCGGGCCTTGTCCTCGCTCGTGGCCAGCACTTGTGTGATTATTGCCAACTTCCTCTTGGGTTTTTTCCTTGACTGGCGCAGGCTGACGCTGAACACGCGCGCGGTCGCCGCGTTTGTGGTGATCTACGCCTTTGAGCTGTCC
This genomic interval from Aspergillus puulaauensis MK2 DNA, chromosome 7, nearly complete sequence contains the following:
- a CDS encoding uncharacterized protein (COG:S;~EggNog:ENOG410PTAA;~SECRETED:SignalP(1-20);~TransMembrane:1 (n4-15c20/21o167-189i)); the protein is MVTLTWVWLLLLSVLQVARSDETARSNWIVPDGSNEKDFQQTFYNGDKVQLQWAGWDAYYTDSLLDGSPQANLYVVAWEEKEADYVRPLSSSVDVSGHGSYEWTINIPNDTLAKTNKYCVAFAEKEYSYTYDGYNIFSSGFLVRNRPTPTPTPEAASSGGLQTGAKVGIGVGVGVGGLAVFSALGFLLLRRRRQHQTSSQLMAASPQGAGSGSDQALGKGYYQEQVPDHGDYQGQRWNKGYYSAGPEPQELYVASTDGLSEAPSTSTPPVELPSAPREK
- a CDS encoding uncharacterized protein (COG:S;~EggNog:ENOG410PKSY;~TransMembrane:8 (i35-57o82-102i142-159o327-351i417-438o482-502i536-560o580-602i)) translates to MESVQLRQPGGMSGLNSVKGSGTVKEHLGGWRRSLALGVVMSIVVLLFNIAFTGYAVDHHRVHSGRGVLYEGNCETVKGANIAFHLIINILSTVLLGASNFCMQCVCAPTRKDIDRAHRSTKWLDIGVPSTRNLFQISRKRSWLWICLVVSSVPLHLMYNSTIFSSIGANSYNVYAGKGLLNETALTSLDGGLQSDAVFLRLYNKAQNETLYRLDNSACVDAYATAYQSRYGSLIVVTDNITSPHVYPLAATQDVYNPAYQSVPGASGYNWICQDLESHKYEWELTPCITKIRQVREQVASNNWTVAGYPVEYCLAEELPAHCKLQYSLPLVLIVIAFNIVKAVVLGYVAVTTADAPLLTTGDAVASFLATPDDFSHGLGLIPADAIRRPAKYSTMPTFDGRPKRWRSAISRRRWRLGLGVYSTALLACVALLAYGLMFTSSPSAVWSVGLGEVATQSILSADQYWIPSVVINAILANLPQLIFSGLYFAVNAMATTVALAHEWSQYAVQRKGLRVSSRPIGAQRSSYFLSLPYRYAVPLIVLSVLVHWLISQSLFLVMVEAYSPTLHRQPDFDVTSCGYSPVAIVATIAVGTVMLITLVGLSYRRFRSGMPVAGSCSVAIAAACHPNLGHEVDGSQASLPLQWGVVEVGAGVKRCAFSSADVDMPEHGLVYQ
- a CDS encoding sugar porter family MFS transporter (COG:G;~EggNog:ENOG410PKV4;~InterPro:IPR005829,IPR005828,IPR003663,IPR036259, IPR020846;~PFAM:PF00083,PF07690;~SECRETED:SignalP(1-23);~TransMembrane:11 (n6-16c23/24o64-85i92-114o120-138i150-168o180-201i266-289o309-329i336-359o365-391i412-430o436-454i);~go_component: GO:0016020 - membrane [Evidence IEA];~go_component: GO:0016021 - integral component of membrane [Evidence IEA];~go_function: GO:0022857 - transmembrane transporter activity [Evidence IEA];~go_process: GO:0055085 - transmembrane transport [Evidence IEA]) → MGSNRVLWAQVFLVLAPSYIVFGYNQSGVGGLVDFPSWVDEFPEIDTVNTVGAQKSQNSTVQGAVVACYTIGALVGSLACTWIGNRLGRRRTIFVGACICFIGQTLECTAYSLAHLVVGRVVLGAGVGVLSATVPVWISECCPPEKRGRNVVLVGMFIALGFACAQWVNFGLYHIDTSEASWRGALTIPFLFIFIILLTVFSLPESPRWLVLANRSDSARLALATLRGKDVDSPDIIAEISDIEHALEEHGNLKLKDIFTMTEEKLFYRFMLCFMLQLFQQMTGGTLISVYTSIIFEDNLGLGASTSKILAACALTWKFLSCFVSFWVIDRLGRRLALMISGGGMALCMVAMAISTYFSESSRSASIAMAFFVFLYNFFLPVGFLGANFLYTTEVAPSRLRVAMQAISTANQWLWMFVVAMITPVAIANIGWRYYIVYAVVGAIVVPSIFFFYPETMGRNLEEMDEIFREGSSIMDVVAISKTLPRGVSGPGRGIEGKLHVEQVD
- a CDS encoding uncharacterized protein (COG:S;~EggNog:ENOG410PJZM;~InterPro:IPR010291,IPR036259;~PFAM:PF05978;~TransMembrane:12 (i12-34o46-65i77-97o103-128i140-161o173-193i231-251o263-283i295-314o334-358i370-391o397-422i)); this translates as MNAPSKRTWYRTTIFNVSVVAACAFIAPGLWAAMNGLGGAGSADPYYVNAANAVIFCLQVVVCIFGSSLIAKIGIRWAFVLGMVGFPIYASSIYCNVKDGNTWYIMLACVIDGVSSGIFWLTEGAIVLAYPEKHRRGRYIAYWLASRIVGQMVGGAITLGVNAGNRKEGHISVQTYLVFISIQALGPFVAATLSSPDQVQRSDSSKVVVNLPSSLQSELRAMWKLLGRTEILLLLPMIFQSVFSEAFFSTYNATYFTVRSRALSSLVASTCVIIANFLLGFFLDWRRLTLNTRAVAAFVVIYAFELSLYIYAMVVNKEYERREERPVFDWTDDGFGRGVCVYILMLVGFNLMYDYLYWLIGTVNRDGGDIVRLSAVVRGVESAGQAISYGINSIDTFSLSGAVAVNLSFFAACIIPSAFVVFRVGIIDGVKVHSIQQDEPPTRADADVLEHGMKSDD
- a CDS encoding uncharacterized protein (CAZy:GH128;~InterPro:IPR017853,IPR024655;~PFAM:PF11790;~SECRETED:SignalP(1-20)); this translates as MRFTPQISLALTMAMQGVLTIPSATARCSEGLVNIVFNDNYTQSQLAQVTGATNWLTFRFGTAPKQIPMLPQNKEGVDKAIAAVTGPNPPDYLLTFNEPDLDYKTGEEQLSATDAAELIAPLLKKRGTHTKLIAPVLANQTKPWLDDFYRLCKCQDAFDLYNVHIYRPTVAEAKAEVQTFRDKFNDKPLWISEIAPAHLTGSCPTTIPWDKSLQFMQEIYAWGETVDWIHKIFWNSGNEIHCSDTNVAASFLVDKSDKPTPLLKPFNELTCS